In Zingiber officinale cultivar Zhangliang chromosome 6A, Zo_v1.1, whole genome shotgun sequence, a single genomic region encodes these proteins:
- the LOC121995428 gene encoding uncharacterized protein LOC121995428 — MAFNQRFTMWSLPIVGPDRASANQLWTMGDIDGGPGRNIPLTEEEDLEIEKELQSLNKPPVKTLKSFTGDLFDCIEMYKQPAFDNPVLKNHKLQIRPSFQTKSNVTMDEKFKPPIDPGFNDTCPLGTVIIRRTRKEELIMAKELPKYFRNYDSRYGVLDSSGNNYYVAMQSQKSKFHGFESSITTWALPNVGPDQSTANQVWMIGDVDGPEENLNAIQTGWHVFPQLYNDTLTRFFTYFTIDSHKTGCINLLCKGFVQVSAIHGPGYAFTGSGLSTYGGKQSYFSFEIRKDPELGHWWLSTADENLGYWPKEILPSLDVAKQIDFGGVVYSPNNEGSPPMGSGYFAEEGIGKSSYFKSVTFRGDDQRAFTPGKDWARAVQNVAEKYYQIIAPIPDGGPWNVAYGGPGGLFNSSVV, encoded by the exons ATGGCTTTCAATCAAAGATTCACTATGTGGTCACTCCCAATTGTGGGGCCAGATCGAGCTTCTGCAAATCAACTATGGACGATGGGAGACATCGATGGTGGACCAG GAAGAAACATCCCCTTGACTGAGGAAGAAGACCTGGAGATAGAGAAAGAACTCCAAAGCCTCAACAAACCCCCGGTCAAAACCCTAAAG TCCTTCACTGGGGATCTTTTTGACTGCATCGAAATGTACAAACAACCTGCATTCGATAATCCTGTTCTGAAAAATCATAAGCTACAG ATACGACCAAGTTTTCAAACGAAGAGCAATGTGACTATGGATGAAAAATTTAAACCACCTATAGATCCAGGCTTCAACGATACTTGTCCTCTAGGAACTGTTATCATTCGACGAACTCGAAAAGAAGAACTAATCATGGCTAAAGAACTACCCAAATACTTCAGGAACTATGACTCTAGATATGGTGTTCTTGATTCTTCAGGCAACAATTAT TATGTGGCAATGCAGAGCCAGAAATCTAAATTCCATGGCTTTGAATCTAGTATCACTACGTGGGCACTCCCAAATGTGGGGCCAGATCAATCCACTGCAAATCAAGTATGGATGATAGGAGACGTCGATGGTCCTGAGGAAAACCTGAATGCTATTCAAACCGGATGGCAC gTTTTCCCCCAGCTATATAACGATACGCTTACTCGTTTTTTCACTTATTTTACA ATCGACAGTCACAAGACGGGCTGCATAAACTTACTTTGCAAAGGGTTCGTACAAGTTTCAGCAATCCATGGACCTGGATATGCCTTCACCGGTAGCGGCCTTTCTACGTACGGAGGCAAACAATCATACTTCAGCTTTGAAATACGAAAG GATCCTGAACTTGGTCACTGGTGGTTGTCAACGGCAGATGAGAATCTTGGATATTGGCCAAAGGAGATTTTACCTAGTTTAGATGTAGCAAAACAGATAGACTTTGGAGGTGTAGTGTATTCGCCCAACAATGAGGGGTCTCCTCCCATGGGGAGCGGTTATTTTGCCGAAGAAGGGATTGGTAAATCCAGCTATTTTAAGTCAGTGACGTTCAGAGGGGATGACCAGCGTGCTTTCACTCCGGGCAAGGACTGGGCGCGTGCGGTACAGAATGTAGCTGAAAAATATTATCAAATCATTGCACCTATTCCAGACGGTGGTCCTTGGAATGTAGCTTATGGTGGACCGGGTGGGTTGTTTAATTCTTCAGTAGTATAA
- the LOC121995429 gene encoding probable protein S-acyltransferase 22 has product MLVLILCFVERRRFSAEIVSKLGSSFSLAPFIIVVAVCTLLAMVATLPVAQLFFFHILLIKKGISTYDYIIALREQDQEQEQLAVGGQQSPQMSQVSSFTGLSSTSTISSLVLYEGRSYRFLRFKG; this is encoded by the exons ATGCTTGTGCTGATACTGTGTTTTGTTGAGAGAAGGAGATTTTCTGCTGAAATTGTTTCAAAGCTGGGTAGTAGCTTTTCCTTGGCACCCTTTATCATTGTGGTG GCTGTGTGCACTTTATTAGCCATGGTTGCTACTCTTCCAGTTGCACAACTTTTCTTCTTccatattcttttaataaaaaag GGAATCAGCACCTATGATTACATTATTGCTTTGAGGGAGCAAGATCAGGAGCAGGAGCAACTTGCTGTTGGTGGGCAGCAAAGTCCGCAAATGTCCCAAGTGAGCTCTTTTACTGGACTAAGCAGCACCA GCACAATCAGTTCACTAGTATTATACGAGGGTAGATCCTACCGCTTTTTGCGATTTAAGGGATGA